A single Atopobiaceae bacterium DNA region contains:
- the ppdK gene encoding pyruvate, phosphate dikinase — MAETKHVYRFGADASGKDVTEGASKMNFILGGKGANLAEMAKIGLPVPPGFTITCQTCVQYSSANNTWGAGVLDEIEAARKDLEQRMGKKLGDNEDPLLVSVRSGAPFSMPGMMDTVLNLGLNDTSVQGLIKQTGNERFSWDSYRRFVQMFSSVVMGVDGDLFENAINERKLAKGVKNDTELTADDLKALVDVFKGIFSQNVSGSEHPEVVTDGKVTFPQDPYVQLKLAIEAVFGSWNNERAILYRKQNKISDDLGTAVNVQVMVFGNKGDTSATGVAFTRNPATGEKEYYGDFLVNAQGEDVVAGIRNTEPIADLKKTPGLESAGQELEDIFVILEKHYRDMMDIEFTIEQSKLWMLQTRVGKRTAQSALKCAIDMEKEGFISKEEAVCRVNPAQLDQLLHPQLDPKAKLDVLATGLNASPGAAVGGVVFSSSDAVEWHEAGKPCLLVRWETNPDDLKGMVAAEGILTSHGGKTSHAAVIARGMGAPCVCGVEALKIDPTQKEVKVSGTDVVLHEGDVLTIDGTTGNVFMGAVDLIRPELTGDLETILEWADEIRNDPSRGRVIGVRANADNPADAQLSRDFGAEGIGLCRTEHMFLGDRKHIIQDYILADDEDTKKRALSQLLEAQTGDFLGMFKAMDSRTVIVRLLDPPLHEFLDNPRDLAIKIAVAEAKGATEAELAPQRDLLARIDSMTEANPMLGLRGCRLGIVYPELTDMQVKAIATAAAELKGQGLFPMPEIMIPLVSVAEELKFLRAQVEADIKQVEEEKGVELDIPIGTMIELPRAAVTADEIGKYADFFSFGTNDLTQTTFGFSRDDVESAFIPTYLRKKLLPVNPFETIDDGVVKMVKMGVEGGRSANDRLQTGVCGEHGGDPDSIFKFYKVGVDYVSCSPYRVPIARLTACQAKIKYSGAAGFQDK; from the coding sequence ATGGCTGAAACCAAGCATGTGTACCGCTTTGGTGCGGACGCCTCGGGTAAGGACGTGACCGAGGGAGCATCCAAGATGAACTTCATCCTGGGTGGCAAGGGTGCGAACCTCGCCGAGATGGCTAAGATCGGCCTTCCTGTTCCTCCGGGATTCACGATCACCTGCCAGACCTGCGTCCAGTACTCGAGCGCGAACAACACCTGGGGTGCCGGCGTGCTCGACGAGATCGAGGCCGCCCGTAAGGACCTCGAGCAGCGTATGGGCAAGAAGCTCGGCGACAACGAGGACCCGCTGCTCGTCTCCGTCCGCTCCGGTGCGCCCTTCTCGATGCCCGGCATGATGGATACCGTCCTGAACCTCGGCCTCAACGACACCTCGGTCCAGGGCCTCATCAAGCAGACCGGCAATGAGCGCTTCAGCTGGGACTCGTATCGTCGCTTCGTGCAGATGTTCTCGAGCGTCGTCATGGGCGTCGACGGCGACCTCTTCGAGAACGCCATCAACGAGCGCAAGCTCGCGAAGGGCGTCAAGAACGATACCGAGCTCACGGCCGACGACCTGAAGGCGCTCGTCGACGTCTTCAAGGGCATCTTCTCCCAGAACGTCTCAGGCTCCGAGCATCCCGAGGTCGTGACCGACGGGAAGGTTACCTTCCCGCAGGATCCCTACGTCCAGCTGAAGCTGGCCATCGAGGCCGTCTTCGGGAGCTGGAACAACGAGCGCGCCATCCTCTATCGCAAGCAGAACAAAATCTCGGACGACCTCGGCACTGCCGTGAACGTCCAGGTCATGGTCTTCGGCAACAAGGGTGACACCTCCGCCACCGGCGTTGCGTTCACGCGCAACCCCGCCACCGGCGAGAAGGAGTACTACGGCGACTTCCTGGTCAACGCACAGGGCGAGGACGTCGTGGCCGGCATCCGCAACACGGAGCCCATCGCAGACCTCAAGAAGACCCCCGGTCTCGAGTCCGCCGGCCAGGAGCTCGAGGACATCTTCGTCATCCTCGAGAAGCACTACCGCGACATGATGGACATCGAGTTCACGATCGAGCAGTCGAAGCTCTGGATGCTCCAGACGCGCGTGGGCAAGCGCACCGCCCAGTCCGCGCTCAAGTGCGCCATAGACATGGAGAAGGAGGGCTTCATCTCGAAGGAGGAGGCCGTCTGCCGTGTCAATCCCGCCCAGCTCGACCAGCTCCTGCACCCGCAGCTCGACCCGAAGGCCAAGCTCGACGTCCTAGCCACTGGCCTGAACGCGAGCCCCGGCGCGGCAGTCGGCGGCGTCGTCTTCTCGTCCTCCGATGCCGTCGAGTGGCATGAGGCCGGCAAGCCCTGCCTCCTCGTCCGCTGGGAGACCAATCCCGACGACCTCAAGGGCATGGTAGCCGCCGAGGGCATCCTCACGAGCCATGGTGGCAAGACGAGCCACGCGGCGGTCATCGCCCGTGGCATGGGTGCGCCCTGCGTCTGCGGCGTCGAGGCGCTGAAGATCGACCCGACCCAGAAGGAGGTCAAGGTCTCCGGCACCGACGTCGTGCTCCACGAGGGCGACGTCCTCACCATCGACGGCACCACCGGCAACGTCTTCATGGGTGCCGTCGACCTTATCCGTCCGGAGCTCACGGGCGACCTCGAGACCATCCTCGAGTGGGCCGACGAGATTCGTAACGACCCCTCGCGCGGCCGCGTCATCGGCGTCCGTGCAAATGCGGACAACCCCGCCGATGCCCAGCTCTCGCGCGACTTCGGTGCCGAGGGCATCGGCCTGTGCCGTACCGAGCACATGTTCCTGGGCGACCGCAAGCACATCATCCAGGACTACATCCTCGCTGACGACGAGGACACCAAGAAGCGTGCCCTCTCGCAGCTTCTCGAGGCCCAGACCGGTGACTTCCTCGGCATGTTCAAGGCCATGGACTCCCGCACGGTCATCGTCCGCCTCCTCGACCCGCCCCTGCACGAGTTCCTCGACAACCCCCGCGACCTCGCCATCAAGATCGCCGTCGCCGAGGCCAAGGGTGCCACCGAGGCAGAGCTCGCTCCGCAGCGTGACCTCCTCGCCCGCATCGACTCGATGACCGAGGCGAACCCCATGCTCGGCCTTCGAGGCTGCCGTCTGGGCATCGTCTATCCCGAGCTCACCGACATGCAGGTCAAGGCCATCGCCACGGCTGCCGCAGAGCTCAAGGGCCAGGGCCTGTTCCCGATGCCCGAGATCATGATCCCGCTCGTCTCGGTCGCCGAGGAGCTCAAGTTCCTGCGCGCCCAGGTCGAGGCTGACATCAAGCAGGTCGAGGAGGAGAAGGGCGTCGAGCTCGACATCCCCATCGGCACCATGATCGAGCTGCCTCGTGCGGCGGTCACGGCCGACGAGATCGGCAAGTACGCCGACTTCTTCTCGTTCGGCACCAACGACCTTACGCAGACGACCTTCGGCTTCTCACGCGACGACGTGGAGAGCGCGTTCATCCCCACGTACCTGCGCAAGAAGCTCCTCCCCGTCAACCCCTTCGAGACCATCGACGACGGTGTCGTCAAGATGGTGAAGATGGGCGTCGAGGGCGGCCGCTCCGCCAACGACCGCCTGCAGACCGGGGTCTGTGGCGAGCATGGCGGCGACCCTGACTCGATCTTCAAGTTCTACAAGGTCGGCGTAGACTACGTGAGCTGCTCGCCCTACCGCGTGCCCATCGCCCGCCTCACTGCCTGCCAGGCAAAGATCAAGTACAGCGGCGCGGCCGGGTTCCAGGACAAGTAA
- a CDS encoding response regulator transcription factor, which produces MNVLVVEDERNLADAICHILKEDGYNAEAAYDGKTGLSYAQSGMYDAVVLDVMLPGIDGFEVVHTLRKENNSIPVMMLTARTATTDKVEGLDCGADDYMTKPFESAELLARVRALTRRQGEVVVDEASFGDLTLDLNTHDLKCDEHHVHLSQKEFEVLRMLMSGTNRVVSKQDLLTRVWGTEGETNENSAEAYISFLRKKLTFLHSRVQITTLRMLGYRLEELDQ; this is translated from the coding sequence ATGAACGTACTCGTAGTAGAGGACGAACGGAACCTGGCTGACGCGATCTGCCACATCCTCAAGGAGGACGGATACAACGCCGAGGCGGCCTATGACGGCAAGACGGGCCTTTCCTATGCACAGAGCGGCATGTACGACGCCGTCGTCCTCGACGTGATGCTACCCGGCATCGACGGCTTCGAGGTCGTCCACACCCTCCGCAAGGAGAACAACTCCATCCCCGTCATGATGCTGACCGCCCGCACCGCCACGACCGACAAGGTCGAGGGGCTCGACTGTGGGGCCGACGACTACATGACCAAGCCCTTCGAGTCAGCCGAGCTGCTCGCACGCGTCCGTGCGCTCACCCGCCGCCAGGGCGAGGTCGTGGTCGACGAGGCCTCCTTCGGTGACCTCACGCTCGACCTCAACACGCACGACCTCAAGTGCGACGAGCACCACGTGCACCTCTCGCAGAAGGAGTTCGAGGTCCTCCGCATGCTCATGAGCGGGACCAACAGGGTCGTCTCGAAGCAGGACCTGCTCACGAGGGTCTGGGGCACCGAGGGCGAGACCAACGAGAACTCGGCCGAGGCCTATATCTCCTTCCTGCGCAAGAAGCTCACCTTCCTGCACTCGCGGGTCCAGATCACGACCCTTCGCAT
- a CDS encoding KH domain-containing protein, translating into MSDTEAGPIEDASSDATGELPSDRVADLVELIVCGLVDDEDAVSLDVTDSEAGTLIEVSCAEDDAGKVIGRRGRSIKAIRTIARALGQRVGTAVEVEVVG; encoded by the coding sequence ATGTCTGATACCGAGGCTGGACCCATCGAGGACGCTTCGTCTGACGCCACCGGCGAGCTCCCCTCCGATCGCGTCGCCGACCTGGTGGAGCTCATCGTCTGCGGTCTCGTCGATGACGAGGACGCGGTCTCTCTCGATGTCACCGACTCCGAGGCAGGTACCCTCATCGAGGTCTCCTGCGCCGAGGACGATGCCGGCAAGGTCATCGGGAGGCGTGGCCGCTCGATCAAGGCCATCCGTACGATCGCGCGGGCCTTGGGCCAGCGCGTGGGGACGGCCGTCGAGGTCGAGGTCGTCGGCTAG
- the rpsP gene encoding 30S ribosomal protein S16: MAVKIRLARHGAKKRPYYRVVVADGRKPRDGRLIEEVGRYNPLTEPKTITLDLEKIDAWIAKGAQPSNAVSHLIDIAREGDKPAPEKKSKKSKKQAAKDAAAKEEAAAAAEPEAAEAAE; encoded by the coding sequence TTGGCAGTCAAGATTCGCCTGGCCCGTCACGGTGCCAAGAAGCGTCCGTATTACCGCGTCGTCGTCGCTGACGGCCGCAAGCCGCGCGACGGCAGGCTCATCGAGGAGGTCGGTCGTTACAACCCGCTGACCGAGCCCAAGACCATCACGCTCGACCTCGAGAAGATCGATGCCTGGATCGCCAAGGGCGCTCAGCCCTCCAACGCGGTCTCGCACCTCATCGACATCGCTCGCGAGGGCGACAAGCCCGCGCCCGAGAAGAAGTCCAAGAAGTCGAAGAAGCAGGCTGCCAAGGACGCTGCTGCCAAGGAGGAGGCGGCTGCCGCCGCCGAGCCCGAGGCAGCCGAGGCCGCTGAGTAG
- the lepB gene encoding signal peptidase I, translating into MSDSGHERLSSALEWVLIIVAAVGFALLIRTFVAEPFEIPSGSMQDTLEVGDRILGEKVSYHFRSPQAGDIVTFTDPDDEGTTLIKRVIATEGQTVDLEDGVVYVDGQALSESYTEGKRSDPISSHAKGLDQDVTYPYVVPEGSIWVMGDNRTNSLDSRYFGAIPVSNVTTRALATFWPLSDWKVL; encoded by the coding sequence ATGAGCGACTCAGGCCACGAGCGTCTGTCCAGTGCGCTGGAGTGGGTGCTCATCATCGTCGCGGCCGTCGGATTTGCCCTCCTCATCAGGACCTTCGTAGCCGAGCCCTTCGAGATCCCCTCTGGTTCCATGCAAGACACCCTCGAGGTAGGCGACCGGATCCTCGGCGAGAAGGTCAGCTACCACTTCAGGTCTCCCCAGGCTGGCGACATTGTCACCTTCACCGACCCCGACGACGAGGGCACCACGCTCATCAAGCGGGTCATCGCCACCGAGGGGCAGACGGTCGACCTCGAGGACGGCGTGGTCTACGTCGATGGGCAGGCACTCTCCGAGTCCTACACTGAGGGCAAGCGGAGCGACCCCATCTCGTCCCATGCGAAGGGACTCGACCAGGACGTCACATACCCATACGTGGTGCCCGAGGGCTCGATCTGGGTCATGGGGGACAACCGTACCAACTCGCTCGATTCGAGGTATTTCGGGGCAATCCCGGTCTCCAACGTCACCACGCGGGCCTTGGCGACGTTCTGGCCCCTCTCGGACTGGAAGGTCCTCTAG
- the glyS gene encoding glycine--tRNA ligase subunit beta yields the protein MATTHELLLEIGCEELPSAPLMKAVVQLGKLMDAGLDEAGLTHGEVRTLSTPRRLAVMVADVADATEEVHTCARGPQARIAFDADGNPTKAALGFARGKGVDASDLVTREAEDGKTYVFADVNVASRPAAGLITELAERTIASLDFPRSQRWGSTHERFCRPVRWICCLLGSDVIPVRYADVTSGNVTRGHRVLAPGDHVVGEASAYEDVLERAFVLGEDRRRAVIEEGIKGLEARLACHVDTPKRTFDEVVNLCEWPTVLVGHFDDEFLAVPHEIICESMLSNQRYFPVYDADGKLTTSFVVVSNADPAVSDTVVDGNERVVRARLDDAKFFYEEDLKTPLDDLLPRLDKVTFQERLGTVLQKVRRMEVVAPVVAREASADVACQHEAERAAHLAKADLVSQAVVEFTSQQGVMGGYYAAAAGEPTEVCDAIRDQYRPRFAGDDLPEGLVGKCVAVSDKLDTICGMFAIDEPPTGSSDPFAVRRSAIGVLNILETLPAVSLSALVDASLDAYARQGIDFDLPAVSHAVCDYFAGRLAVMAKDAGVRPDTIEAVEATGVIDPAEFLRRARALDVARASQADLFDDLATAYARASHLADASLGTDVDEALLTDPERALDDACSEGQDQVAQALEKGDYESALASLASLRAPIDTFFEDVLVMDDDPAIRENRLRLLNRFAGVFADVADFGALARA from the coding sequence ATGGCGACGACACACGAACTCCTGCTCGAGATCGGGTGCGAGGAGCTTCCCTCCGCGCCTCTCATGAAGGCCGTCGTCCAGCTCGGCAAGCTCATGGATGCCGGGCTCGACGAGGCTGGGCTTACCCATGGTGAGGTCCGCACGCTGTCGACCCCCCGCAGGCTCGCCGTTATGGTGGCGGATGTGGCAGACGCGACCGAGGAGGTCCATACGTGCGCGCGTGGTCCCCAGGCGCGCATCGCGTTCGATGCCGATGGCAACCCGACCAAGGCGGCCCTCGGGTTCGCACGTGGCAAGGGTGTCGACGCCTCTGACCTCGTGACGCGCGAGGCCGAGGACGGGAAGACCTATGTCTTCGCCGACGTCAACGTGGCGTCACGGCCTGCGGCGGGTCTCATCACCGAGCTCGCCGAGCGCACCATCGCCTCGCTGGACTTTCCGCGGAGTCAGCGTTGGGGCTCCACGCACGAGCGCTTCTGCCGCCCGGTCAGGTGGATCTGCTGCCTGCTCGGCAGCGACGTCATCCCGGTACGCTATGCGGATGTCACCTCGGGTAACGTGACGCGAGGGCATCGAGTCCTGGCGCCTGGCGACCATGTCGTGGGCGAGGCCTCGGCCTACGAGGACGTCCTCGAGAGGGCCTTCGTGCTTGGCGAGGACCGTAGGCGGGCGGTGATCGAGGAGGGCATCAAGGGCCTCGAGGCCCGTCTCGCCTGTCACGTCGACACACCGAAGCGTACCTTCGACGAGGTGGTTAACCTCTGCGAGTGGCCGACCGTCCTCGTCGGTCACTTCGACGACGAGTTCCTTGCCGTCCCGCATGAGATCATCTGCGAGTCCATGCTCTCCAACCAGCGCTATTTCCCCGTCTATGATGCCGACGGAAAGCTCACCACGTCATTCGTCGTGGTCTCGAACGCGGACCCAGCCGTGTCTGACACCGTCGTCGATGGCAACGAGCGCGTCGTCCGTGCCCGTCTCGACGATGCGAAGTTCTTCTACGAGGAGGACCTCAAGACCCCTCTCGACGACCTGCTTCCCCGACTCGACAAGGTCACCTTCCAGGAGCGCCTGGGGACGGTCCTGCAGAAGGTCCGCCGCATGGAGGTGGTCGCTCCCGTGGTCGCTCGGGAGGCCTCGGCCGATGTCGCCTGCCAACATGAGGCCGAGCGTGCCGCCCATCTCGCGAAGGCTGACCTCGTGAGCCAGGCTGTGGTGGAGTTCACGAGCCAGCAAGGTGTCATGGGCGGTTACTATGCGGCCGCAGCTGGAGAGCCGACGGAGGTCTGCGACGCCATCCGTGACCAGTATCGCCCACGCTTCGCCGGGGACGACCTGCCCGAGGGGCTGGTCGGCAAGTGCGTGGCCGTCTCCGACAAGCTCGACACCATCTGTGGAATGTTCGCCATCGACGAGCCTCCCACTGGCAGCTCGGATCCGTTCGCCGTCCGCAGGAGCGCAATCGGCGTCCTCAACATCCTCGAGACCCTCCCCGCGGTCTCCCTCTCGGCCCTGGTCGACGCGTCTCTCGATGCCTATGCGAGGCAGGGCATCGACTTCGACCTGCCTGCCGTGTCGCATGCGGTGTGCGACTACTTCGCGGGTCGTCTCGCCGTCATGGCCAAGGATGCGGGAGTTCGTCCCGACACGATAGAGGCCGTCGAGGCCACCGGTGTCATCGACCCGGCGGAGTTCCTCCGTCGTGCCCGTGCGCTCGACGTCGCCCGTGCCAGCCAGGCAGACCTGTTCGATGATCTCGCGACCGCCTATGCGCGTGCCTCCCACCTTGCTGATGCCTCGCTTGGCACCGACGTCGACGAGGCACTTCTCACAGACCCTGAGCGTGCGCTCGACGATGCGTGCTCCGAGGGACAGGACCAGGTGGCGCAGGCCCTTGAGAAGGGCGACTACGAGTCCGCTCTCGCCTCGCTCGCCTCCCTGCGTGCGCCCATCGACACCTTCTTCGAGGACGTCCTCGTGATGGATGACGACCCCGCCATCCGCGAGAACAGACTCCGACTGCTCAACCGGTTTGCCGGCGTCTTCGCTGACGTCGCGGACTTCGGGGCGCTCGCCCGGGCGTAG
- a CDS encoding 16S rRNA processing protein RimM, with product MQPDYRVIACVTKTHGRKGEVVAVPADGLPLLMREGLRVCVVPPLLKGDRWHEVLDVDDGPHGQLVALSGVTDQGAASKIVGRSLLASVADLPEDLTLHDGARLVGRDVVDSRLGAIGHVEEVMFGTAQDVWVVRGGDLGEVLVPAVDAIVTSVPADGPIQVTLPPGLLDPAGMGE from the coding sequence GTGCAGCCTGACTATCGTGTCATAGCATGCGTCACCAAGACGCATGGGAGGAAAGGGGAGGTCGTCGCGGTTCCCGCGGACGGCCTTCCCTTGCTCATGCGCGAGGGGCTTCGCGTCTGCGTCGTTCCTCCCTTGCTCAAGGGTGACCGGTGGCATGAGGTCCTCGATGTGGACGATGGTCCTCATGGCCAGCTGGTCGCCCTCTCGGGGGTCACGGACCAGGGCGCCGCGTCCAAGATCGTGGGAAGGTCCCTGCTGGCCTCCGTGGCCGACCTCCCGGAGGATCTCACCCTGCATGACGGTGCGCGCCTCGTGGGGAGGGATGTCGTCGACTCCCGGCTCGGTGCCATCGGCCACGTCGAGGAGGTCATGTTCGGTACGGCCCAGGACGTCTGGGTCGTCCGCGGCGGCGACCTCGGTGAGGTGCTCGTGCCTGCCGTCGACGCCATCGTCACCTCCGTCCCTGCGGACGGGCCTATTCAGGTCACGCTTCCTCCCGGCTTGCTCGACCCCGCCGGGATGGGGGAGTAG
- a CDS encoding kinase/pyrophosphorylase translates to MAVTFKQAIDTPNEDAAVAYVISDSLGGTASGVVSAAAAQFERGSVEVIRLTKVESVDDVRAYLDAHFDPERPCAVFHTIADPELRQQIKEELEGRMIPSIDLIGPSISILSVLTGSAPSRAAGQTHVADDRYFRRISAMEFFVDHDDGRNPEGLKDAEIVLVGVSRTSKTPLSMYLAFLGYDVANVPLAHGMEPPAQLLDEVDPGRIFGLLSTVDVLSEIRDSRLSDDATYAAAGSYADPAQISDEQREARAYMKKLGCLVIHTEHKSVEETASEIVEHIEALERARGERS, encoded by the coding sequence ATGGCCGTCACGTTCAAGCAGGCTATCGACACGCCCAACGAGGACGCTGCCGTCGCGTATGTGATCTCGGACTCGCTCGGAGGCACGGCGAGCGGCGTCGTGAGCGCCGCCGCCGCCCAGTTCGAGCGGGGGAGTGTCGAGGTCATCAGGCTCACGAAGGTCGAGTCCGTCGATGACGTGCGCGCCTACCTCGATGCCCATTTCGACCCCGAGCGTCCGTGCGCGGTCTTCCATACGATCGCTGACCCCGAGCTGAGGCAGCAGATAAAGGAGGAGCTCGAGGGCCGCATGATTCCCTCGATCGACCTCATCGGTCCCTCCATCTCGATCCTGTCGGTGCTGACGGGCTCGGCCCCCTCTCGCGCCGCAGGTCAGACCCATGTGGCGGACGACCGCTACTTCCGTCGCATCTCGGCCATGGAGTTCTTCGTCGACCACGACGACGGTCGCAACCCCGAGGGCCTCAAGGACGCCGAGATCGTGCTCGTGGGCGTCTCGCGCACATCAAAGACACCCCTCTCCATGTACCTCGCGTTCCTGGGATATGACGTCGCCAACGTACCGCTTGCCCATGGGATGGAGCCACCCGCCCAGCTCCTCGACGAGGTGGACCCAGGAAGGATCTTCGGCCTGCTCTCCACGGTCGACGTGCTCTCCGAGATCCGTGACAGCCGGCTCTCGGATGATGCGACCTATGCTGCCGCGGGGAGCTATGCCGACCCGGCACAGATCTCCGACGAGCAGCGTGAGGCGCGCGCGTACATGAAGAAGCTGGGCTGCCTCGTCATCCATACCGAGCACAAGTCCGTCGAGGAGACCGCCTCCGAGATCGTCGAGCATATCGAGGCGCTCGAGCGGGCCCGCGGCGAGAGGAGCTAG
- the trmD gene encoding tRNA (guanosine(37)-N1)-methyltransferase TrmD has translation MALTVDVLSVFPEVFASYVDASILGRAQRSGLFEFHAHDLRDWTHDRHRTVDDAPFGGGQGMLMKPAPIFDAVRDLSSSGVVPHVVFFSPVGTPFRQADAERLSREERVLFVCGRYEGMDERVYELADEVVSLGDYVLTGGELAALVVTDAMVRLIPGALGDDKSAVDESFSCGMLEYAQYTRPADYDGRRVPDVLLSGDHAAVDAWRRRSAITRTALRRPDLIEGAGLTADERAAAHQIEQRQQTDHDREDS, from the coding sequence ATGGCCCTCACCGTGGACGTGCTCTCCGTCTTCCCGGAGGTCTTCGCGTCATACGTGGACGCCTCGATCCTGGGCCGTGCGCAGCGCTCGGGCCTCTTCGAGTTCCATGCGCATGACCTCAGGGACTGGACGCATGACCGGCATCGGACGGTCGACGATGCCCCCTTCGGCGGAGGCCAGGGGATGCTCATGAAGCCAGCACCCATCTTCGACGCCGTCCGTGACCTCTCGTCTTCTGGCGTGGTCCCACATGTCGTGTTCTTCTCGCCTGTCGGGACGCCGTTTCGCCAGGCGGATGCCGAGCGACTCTCGCGCGAGGAGCGGGTCCTCTTCGTCTGCGGACGCTACGAGGGCATGGACGAGCGGGTCTATGAGCTGGCCGACGAGGTCGTCTCGTTGGGCGACTACGTGCTCACGGGAGGCGAGCTCGCCGCGCTGGTGGTCACGGATGCCATGGTGAGGCTCATCCCTGGTGCCCTGGGTGACGACAAGAGCGCGGTGGACGAATCGTTTTCCTGTGGGATGCTCGAGTACGCGCAATATACGAGGCCGGCGGACTATGATGGGCGCCGTGTGCCTGACGTCCTGCTCTCGGGCGATCATGCCGCGGTCGATGCCTGGAGGCGCAGGTCCGCCATCACGAGGACAGCGCTCCGGAGGCCTGACCTCATCGAAGGGGCCGGTCTCACGGCAGACGAGCGAGCGGCGGCGCACCAGATCGAGCAACGTCAGCAGACCGACCATGACAGGGAGGACTCATGA
- a CDS encoding glycine--tRNA ligase subunit alpha, with the protein MDHTGGTFQDMILTLEHYWADHGCTVMQPYDSEVGAGTFHTATLLRSLGPASWSACYPQPCRRPADGRYGENPNRLQHYYQFQVLIKPSPVDSQDLYLGSLAAIGLDPAKHDVRFVEDDWESPTLGAWGLGWEVWLNGMEVTQFTYFQQVGGIEVDPVPVEITYGLERIAMYAQGVNSVYDLVWSYLPDGTPMTYGEVFLENEREFSAYNFEVANVDMMRSKFDDYERECHSCLDAHLPLPGYDCVLKCSHAFNLLDSRGALSATERTNYILRVRTLAKASCEAYLADVASSDGSSQKGQVA; encoded by the coding sequence ATGGACCATACAGGCGGCACGTTCCAGGACATGATCCTCACCCTCGAGCACTACTGGGCCGACCACGGATGCACGGTCATGCAGCCCTATGACTCCGAGGTCGGAGCCGGTACGTTCCATACCGCGACCCTCCTGCGCTCCTTGGGCCCTGCCTCCTGGAGCGCCTGCTACCCGCAGCCGTGCCGCAGGCCTGCTGACGGGCGCTACGGGGAGAACCCCAACCGGCTGCAGCACTACTACCAGTTCCAGGTCCTCATCAAGCCGAGCCCGGTCGACTCCCAGGACCTCTATCTCGGGAGCCTCGCGGCCATCGGCCTCGACCCCGCGAAGCACGACGTGCGCTTCGTCGAGGACGACTGGGAGAGTCCCACGCTCGGGGCATGGGGCCTGGGATGGGAGGTCTGGCTCAACGGCATGGAGGTCACGCAGTTCACGTACTTCCAGCAGGTGGGTGGTATCGAGGTCGATCCCGTCCCCGTGGAGATCACCTATGGCCTCGAGCGCATCGCCATGTACGCGCAGGGCGTCAACTCGGTATATGACCTCGTGTGGAGCTACCTGCCTGACGGCACGCCCATGACCTACGGCGAGGTCTTCCTCGAGAACGAGCGCGAGTTCTCGGCCTACAACTTCGAGGTGGCGAACGTCGACATGATGCGCTCGAAGTTCGACGACTACGAGCGCGAGTGCCATAGCTGCCTCGACGCGCACCTCCCCCTGCCCGGCTATGACTGCGTCCTCAAGTGCAGCCATGCGTTCAACCTGCTCGACAGCAGGGGAGCGCTCTCGGCGACCGAGAGGACCAACTACATCCTCAGGGTCAGGACGCTCGCGAAGGCCTCGTGCGAGGCCTACCTGGCCGACGTGGCCAGCTCTGACGGATCTTCCCAGAAGGGTCAGGTGGCCTAA